The following proteins are co-located in the Polystyrenella longa genome:
- a CDS encoding glutamine amidotransferase, with translation MSIMFEPVWNLPIAVVVMIATIALVLWTYPPRVQHHPPLTRRFLITLRLAAVLVLCIAMFRPSIVIENEEETEQGEIIVLADSSRSMGIKDGAGGLSRREVMLESVRIIEGQIADQENLKLQTYNFSTEPEPVADMTADQTEGSQTSLGATLRWIKQESTQKDIRSILILSDGAQRAVAPYDIDPLPEAMQLGASQLRVHTIPFGSTGFADNVSDLAVQDVQISDVGYEKKVVPVRVRVRAVGAAGKTIRVRMLVEDRRGVKLGEAGKMAPALAQEGATPFADIPIREESETVTAELSWFPEFPGEYKLAFEAEPLDGEIQTSNNIKHSMTTILKGGVRVAYIDRVRPENSAVRTVGSAQKIQIDTFWITMGKLIKRANISPKVFAPQEYDVFILGDVPADLLDPDSLQKLRDRVDEGAGLLMMGGLQSFGGGGYANTPLEEVLPVMMSPAQKQIESNPSTENHLVDQLKMVPTDAGQFHFLMQLGNDNDSVWQKLPKLNGANKIVPKNNFAEILAVDEQNHPLLISQDYGAGRVLAFAGDSTWVWVLQGHFEETQRFWQQLVLWLAHKEADTDQPVWVKATPRILSSGQRAAFQFGARDETGKAISENVQFTVNVKQPGGEMVEVTPRQQSNRFLADFQETVQPGDYWVQVQALRDNRPLGYSAWGRFQVEETDLELDNPAADPGMLQQIASATGGSFVEPEELLAFMERLEQIEQETDNQETIRLWDNWWFLLLFVLLMSSEWTLRKMRGLV, from the coding sequence ATGTCGATTATGTTTGAGCCAGTTTGGAATCTCCCCATCGCGGTGGTCGTTATGATCGCCACGATCGCGCTGGTTCTCTGGACATATCCTCCTCGAGTTCAGCATCACCCGCCACTGACGCGACGCTTTCTTATTACGCTCCGTCTCGCTGCCGTGCTCGTACTCTGCATCGCCATGTTCCGTCCCAGTATTGTCATCGAAAATGAGGAAGAGACCGAACAGGGTGAAATCATCGTATTGGCCGACTCGTCCCGCAGCATGGGAATTAAAGATGGTGCCGGTGGGTTGAGCCGTCGTGAAGTGATGCTGGAGTCCGTACGAATCATTGAAGGACAGATCGCTGATCAGGAAAACTTAAAGCTGCAAACATACAACTTTTCAACAGAACCTGAACCTGTCGCAGATATGACCGCTGACCAGACTGAAGGTTCTCAGACCTCCCTGGGCGCGACCTTACGCTGGATTAAACAGGAATCGACGCAGAAAGATATTCGCTCCATCCTGATTCTTTCCGACGGTGCCCAACGAGCAGTCGCACCATACGACATTGATCCCCTTCCTGAAGCAATGCAACTCGGAGCGAGTCAACTGCGTGTCCACACCATCCCTTTCGGTTCAACTGGCTTCGCCGACAACGTCTCCGACCTTGCCGTTCAGGATGTCCAGATCTCCGATGTCGGGTATGAAAAGAAAGTCGTTCCCGTACGTGTTCGGGTTCGTGCTGTCGGTGCCGCAGGAAAAACGATTCGAGTAAGAATGCTGGTGGAAGACCGCCGCGGAGTGAAGCTGGGCGAAGCCGGAAAAATGGCTCCTGCACTGGCGCAGGAAGGAGCTACCCCGTTCGCCGATATCCCTATCCGCGAAGAGAGTGAAACGGTGACCGCCGAGCTGAGCTGGTTCCCCGAGTTTCCTGGCGAATACAAACTTGCCTTTGAAGCCGAACCTCTCGATGGAGAGATTCAGACCAGTAACAATATCAAACACTCAATGACCACCATCTTGAAAGGGGGCGTGCGCGTCGCCTACATCGATCGAGTACGTCCAGAGAACAGTGCCGTACGAACCGTCGGTTCCGCTCAGAAGATTCAGATCGATACCTTCTGGATAACTATGGGCAAACTGATTAAACGAGCCAACATTTCTCCTAAAGTATTCGCTCCGCAAGAATACGATGTCTTTATTCTGGGCGATGTCCCCGCTGATCTACTTGATCCAGACTCGCTTCAAAAATTGCGGGACCGGGTCGATGAAGGTGCCGGATTGTTGATGATGGGCGGCCTGCAAAGTTTTGGTGGTGGAGGGTACGCCAACACCCCTCTCGAAGAGGTACTCCCGGTGATGATGTCACCCGCTCAGAAACAAATCGAATCGAATCCAAGCACAGAGAATCATCTCGTCGACCAATTAAAAATGGTTCCCACCGACGCAGGTCAGTTCCACTTTCTGATGCAATTAGGCAATGACAATGATTCAGTCTGGCAGAAACTTCCCAAGTTAAACGGAGCAAATAAAATTGTTCCCAAGAACAACTTCGCCGAGATCCTCGCTGTAGACGAACAGAATCATCCGCTATTGATCAGTCAGGATTACGGAGCAGGCCGTGTTCTCGCTTTCGCCGGAGACAGCACCTGGGTTTGGGTTCTACAAGGTCACTTTGAGGAGACTCAACGTTTCTGGCAGCAGCTTGTTCTTTGGCTGGCTCACAAGGAAGCCGACACCGATCAACCCGTCTGGGTAAAAGCCACGCCTCGGATTCTTTCGTCAGGTCAGCGAGCCGCCTTCCAGTTTGGTGCACGAGACGAGACAGGGAAAGCGATCTCAGAGAATGTTCAATTCACCGTCAATGTTAAACAACCTGGTGGAGAGATGGTGGAAGTCACACCACGACAACAGAGCAATCGATTCCTCGCTGACTTTCAGGAGACTGTCCAACCGGGAGACTACTGGGTGCAGGTGCAAGCTCTACGAGACAATCGCCCGCTGGGGTATAGTGCCTGGGGTCGATTCCAAGTGGAAGAGACCGACCTCGAACTCGACAATCCCGCCGCCGATCCAGGAATGTTACAACAAATTGCCTCGGCCACCGGCGGTTCCTTCGTCGAACCAGAGGAACTGCTAGCCTTCATGGAACGCCTGGAACAAATTGAACAGGAGACCGACAATCAGGAAACGATTCGTTTGTGGGACAACTGGTGGTTTCTCCTCCTGTTCGTCCTCCTGATGTCGAGCGAATGGACACTCCGAAAAATGAGAGGCCTTGTTTAA